A region of Corynebacterium glucuronolyticum DSM 44120 DNA encodes the following proteins:
- a CDS encoding phosphoglycerate kinase: MAVKQLKDLIEAGVEDRYVLVRSDFNVPLDDDRNITDKGRITASLPTLKALVDAGAKVVIMAHLGRPKGEVKPEFSLKPVAEALSEELGQFVALAGDVTGEDAHERANGLNAGDVLLLENVRYDPRETSKKEEERAEFADELVALVPGGAFVSDGFGVVHRAQTSVYDVAKRLPHYAGELVNKEISVLGSVAKDPKKPYAVVLGGSKVSDKLGVIEALATKADKIIIGGGMCYTFLKAQGYNVEKSMVEDDMVDTSKKLLEEYGDKIVLPVDLVWADKFDKDAEKKIADLDNPPAGWLSLDVGPETVKKYAEALSTAKTIFWNGPMGVFEFEKFSDGTRGVAEAIIAATDNGAFSVVGGGDSAASVRTLGLREEGFSHISTGGGASLELLEGKDLPGIKVLEEEN, encoded by the coding sequence ATGGCTGTTAAGCAGCTGAAAGACCTCATCGAGGCCGGTGTAGAGGACCGCTACGTCCTCGTCCGTTCTGACTTCAACGTCCCGCTGGATGATGATCGCAACATCACCGACAAGGGTCGCATCACCGCCTCCCTACCCACCCTCAAGGCGCTTGTCGACGCTGGTGCCAAGGTGGTCATCATGGCTCACCTCGGTCGCCCGAAGGGTGAGGTTAAGCCCGAGTTCTCCCTCAAGCCCGTTGCTGAGGCTCTGAGCGAGGAGCTTGGCCAGTTCGTTGCTCTCGCTGGCGATGTCACCGGCGAGGACGCACACGAGCGCGCCAATGGCCTCAACGCAGGCGACGTGCTCCTGCTGGAAAACGTTCGCTACGATCCCCGCGAGACCTCCAAGAAGGAAGAGGAGCGCGCAGAGTTCGCCGATGAACTTGTCGCCCTCGTCCCCGGTGGTGCTTTCGTGTCCGATGGTTTCGGTGTTGTCCACCGTGCCCAGACCTCCGTCTACGATGTCGCCAAGCGCCTTCCGCACTACGCAGGCGAGCTCGTGAACAAGGAGATCTCTGTTCTCGGCTCTGTGGCTAAGGATCCGAAGAAGCCGTACGCTGTTGTGCTCGGCGGCTCCAAGGTTTCTGACAAGCTCGGCGTTATTGAGGCTCTGGCAACCAAGGCAGACAAGATCATCATTGGTGGTGGCATGTGCTACACCTTCCTCAAGGCTCAGGGCTACAACGTGGAGAAGTCCATGGTTGAGGACGATATGGTTGATACCTCGAAGAAGCTTCTTGAGGAGTACGGCGACAAGATTGTGCTGCCGGTTGACCTTGTGTGGGCTGACAAGTTCGACAAGGATGCCGAGAAGAAGATCGCCGATCTGGATAACCCGCCGGCTGGCTGGCTCTCCCTCGATGTGGGACCGGAAACCGTGAAGAAGTACGCGGAAGCCCTGTCCACCGCTAAGACCATTTTCTGGAACGGCCCCATGGGCGTGTTCGAGTTTGAGAAGTTCTCTGACGGCACCCGTGGTGTCGCTGAGGCCATCATTGCTGCTACCGATAACGGTGCATTCTCCGTCGTCGGCGGTGGCGACTCCGCAGCCTCCGTACGTACGCTGGGTCTGCGCGAGGAAGGTTTCTCGCACATCTCCACCGGCGGTGGCGCATCGCTCGAGCTGCTGGAAGGCAAGGATCTGCCCGGCATCAAGGTACTGGAAGAGGAGAACTAA
- the tpiA gene encoding triose-phosphate isomerase yields the protein MARKPLIAGNWKMNNDHLEALKEVQAFAFALEKHDDYFEKVDAAFLVPFTDIRSVQVFAESEKPKFTYGAQDISTHDKGAFTGEISGTMLNKLGCTYVITGHSERREYHGETDELVAEKSRVAIENGLTPIICVGESLDVREAGNHVEFVVEQTKKSIEGIKNIEDAVIAYEPVWAIGTGKVATPEDAQEVCAAIREVVGENVRILYGGSMKAETAADLIAQKDVDGGLVGGASVHGEDFAKLIANAATSL from the coding sequence ATGGCACGTAAGCCGCTTATTGCAGGCAACTGGAAGATGAACAACGACCACCTAGAGGCCCTCAAGGAGGTTCAGGCGTTCGCGTTCGCACTGGAAAAGCACGACGATTACTTTGAGAAGGTCGACGCTGCGTTCCTCGTCCCATTCACCGACATCCGCTCCGTGCAGGTGTTCGCAGAGTCCGAGAAGCCGAAGTTCACCTACGGCGCACAGGACATCTCCACCCATGACAAGGGTGCCTTCACCGGTGAAATCTCCGGCACCATGCTGAACAAGCTGGGCTGCACCTACGTCATCACCGGCCACTCCGAGCGCCGCGAGTACCACGGTGAAACCGACGAGCTGGTGGCTGAGAAGTCTCGCGTTGCTATCGAAAACGGCCTGACACCGATCATCTGCGTCGGTGAGAGCCTTGATGTCCGTGAAGCCGGCAACCATGTGGAGTTCGTCGTTGAGCAGACGAAGAAGTCCATTGAAGGCATCAAGAATATTGAAGATGCTGTCATTGCCTACGAGCCTGTGTGGGCTATTGGTACCGGCAAGGTTGCGACGCCGGAGGATGCTCAGGAAGTGTGCGCCGCGATCCGTGAGGTCGTGGGCGAGAACGTTCGCATTCTCTACGGCGGCTCCATGAAGGCTGAGACGGCCGCTGACCTTATCGCGCAGAAGGATGTCGACGGCGGTCTCGTCGGCGGCGCTTCCGTCCACGGTGAGGACTTTGCAAAGCTTATCGCTAACGCTGCAACGAGCCTGTAA
- the pgl gene encoding 6-phosphogluconolactonase yields MSFTHTDQPSLREMCDYAARAVVNTIADVQQDGSPAHLVLTGGTAGIETCRRLLALHQAAEQQRESFPIAAINWQNTHVYFGDERNVAVSHPDSNEGQAREALLDYVPIPAENIHSYSLDGTPDEAYLEEKAQQYAELLPEHFDVHLFGVGPDGHVNSLFPGHPVLAARDSLVTAVTDSPKPPAQRLTLTFSAVERAKKAILLISGAAKAEAFDNVSSDAAVEECPAAEVTRLVSTEVLTSELH; encoded by the coding sequence ATGTCTTTTACCCACACTGATCAGCCATCGCTGCGCGAGATGTGCGACTATGCCGCTCGTGCTGTGGTCAACACGATTGCTGATGTGCAGCAGGACGGATCACCCGCGCATCTCGTTTTGACCGGTGGTACTGCGGGAATTGAGACGTGTCGGCGACTCCTAGCGCTTCACCAGGCCGCAGAGCAACAGCGCGAAAGCTTCCCCATCGCTGCGATCAACTGGCAGAATACGCACGTGTACTTCGGCGATGAGCGAAACGTTGCTGTCTCCCACCCGGATTCGAACGAGGGACAGGCACGGGAGGCTCTGCTCGATTACGTTCCGATTCCCGCCGAGAATATCCACTCATACAGCCTCGACGGCACTCCCGACGAGGCTTACCTAGAGGAAAAGGCTCAGCAGTACGCGGAACTTTTGCCGGAGCACTTTGATGTACACCTGTTCGGCGTTGGCCCGGATGGTCACGTTAACTCACTGTTCCCCGGCCACCCTGTCCTTGCAGCGCGCGACTCGCTCGTCACTGCGGTCACGGATTCACCGAAACCTCCGGCACAGCGTCTCACACTCACTTTTTCTGCGGTGGAACGGGCGAAAAAGGCGATCCTTCTCATTAGTGGTGCAGCTAAGGCTGAAGCGTTTGATAACGTGTCGAGCGATGCTGCTGTTGAGGAATGTCCCGCTGCTGAGGTGACACGTTTGGTCAGCACCGAGGTTCTCACCTCAGAGCTGCACTAG
- a CDS encoding gluconeogenesis factor YvcK family protein has translation MAKIVCLGGGHGLFQTLTAFRLKGEKDITAVVSVADDGGSSGRIRKELEQIPPGDLRMAIAALTPDRENIGSVPWEDLLQHRFGGHGALAGHAVGNLLIAAFTEMLGSSVAALDTVVKAVGAVGRVLPVSCQPLQIEADVSGLDHTNIGNIYPVRGQVAVASTTGAVQRVRLIPQNPRPCAETMEAIRRADIITLGPGSWFTSVIPDVLIPGIEQAINDSSAVTVVVLNLSAEPGETAGFTAERHLYALKRHSQRLHVDYFLVDQNMVNSEKEQRELVISASDFGATILFRDLCEKDEFGTPTDRHDPELLGEALDEVQRAARS, from the coding sequence GTGGCAAAAATCGTGTGTTTGGGCGGCGGCCATGGACTTTTTCAGACTTTGACGGCTTTCCGCCTCAAAGGGGAGAAGGACATTACAGCAGTGGTTTCCGTCGCAGACGACGGTGGCTCGTCGGGGCGAATCCGGAAAGAACTCGAGCAGATTCCACCGGGTGATCTTCGGATGGCCATCGCCGCGTTGACACCTGACCGGGAGAATATAGGCTCCGTCCCCTGGGAAGATCTCCTGCAGCACCGCTTTGGAGGCCACGGCGCTCTTGCCGGACACGCGGTGGGAAACCTTCTTATCGCAGCCTTTACCGAGATGCTTGGAAGCTCCGTAGCGGCTCTCGATACAGTGGTGAAAGCGGTAGGTGCCGTTGGCAGAGTTCTTCCCGTCAGCTGCCAGCCACTGCAGATTGAGGCCGACGTGTCGGGTCTTGACCACACCAACATCGGAAATATCTACCCCGTGCGCGGTCAGGTGGCTGTCGCTTCTACTACCGGTGCTGTGCAGAGAGTCCGACTCATTCCGCAAAACCCGCGACCGTGTGCGGAAACGATGGAAGCTATCCGCCGAGCGGATATCATCACCTTGGGGCCGGGCTCCTGGTTTACTTCTGTCATCCCCGATGTGCTTATCCCAGGTATCGAGCAGGCTATTAACGACTCGTCAGCCGTCACTGTCGTGGTACTAAACCTGTCCGCCGAACCAGGTGAAACTGCAGGGTTTACAGCGGAAAGGCACCTCTACGCGCTCAAGAGGCATTCGCAGCGCTTACACGTGGATTATTTCCTGGTCGATCAGAACATGGTGAACTCGGAGAAGGAGCAACGCGAACTCGTCATCTCCGCCTCCGATTTTGGTGCCACAATTCTGTTTAGAGATCTGTGTGAAAAGGACGAGTTTGGCACTCCCACTGATAGGCACGATCCTGAGCTGCTCGGTGAGGCGTTGGACGAAGTGCAGCGGGCAGCACGCTCTTAG
- the whiA gene encoding DNA-binding protein WhiA, translating to MTLTDDVNAELVTVPLERTSAAAELATFIRLNGSFEQDPEFVLKITSATPRVLDRLAVLLHEEFMRDAEIAGDTLVVRDGVAALIRKLGLVTRAGEPVRGLPVFIVNGTMLDAESAWRGAFLAAGTLMEPGRSSSLDIQCPCQEVALALVGCARRLNLVVKSREVRGFDRAVVKDEHDIGALLTRCGAPRTRIVWEDELKKKQKSASNSRLANFDDANMRRSAQAAVAAAAKVSRALEILGDDVPDHLAEAGHLRITYRHASLEELGKLADPQMTKDAIAGRIRRLLTTADRRAKELGIPPTAEALKHLDEAE from the coding sequence ATGACGCTTACAGACGATGTAAACGCGGAGTTGGTGACAGTTCCCCTGGAACGCACCTCTGCTGCGGCGGAGCTCGCCACCTTCATCCGACTCAACGGTAGCTTCGAACAAGATCCAGAATTCGTTTTGAAGATCACGTCCGCCACTCCTCGCGTGCTCGACCGATTGGCCGTGCTACTGCATGAGGAGTTCATGCGAGATGCGGAGATTGCGGGGGATACCCTCGTTGTCCGAGATGGAGTGGCAGCACTTATCCGAAAGTTGGGACTCGTTACTCGGGCCGGTGAACCCGTACGCGGTCTGCCCGTCTTCATAGTAAACGGAACCATGTTGGATGCGGAATCGGCGTGGCGTGGTGCATTTCTCGCAGCCGGCACGCTCATGGAGCCGGGGAGGAGCTCGTCGCTCGATATCCAATGCCCCTGCCAAGAAGTGGCTCTTGCTTTGGTCGGGTGCGCCCGGCGGCTTAACCTCGTCGTGAAAAGTAGGGAAGTGCGGGGCTTCGATCGCGCTGTAGTCAAAGACGAGCACGATATCGGCGCGCTTCTCACCCGTTGCGGTGCTCCACGGACCCGAATCGTGTGGGAAGATGAGCTGAAGAAGAAGCAAAAGAGCGCCTCAAACTCCCGTCTTGCTAATTTCGACGACGCAAATATGAGGAGATCGGCGCAGGCCGCCGTCGCAGCGGCAGCGAAAGTTAGTCGCGCTCTTGAAATTCTCGGAGACGATGTGCCGGATCATCTCGCCGAGGCCGGGCATCTGCGAATCACCTATCGTCATGCGTCCCTGGAAGAGCTGGGGAAGCTTGCCGATCCGCAAATGACGAAGGATGCCATAGCCGGACGCATCCGGCGCCTCCTCACCACTGCTGATCGTCGGGCGAAAGAGTTGGGGATCCCGCCAACGGCGGAGGCACTGAAGCATCTCGACGAAGCCGAATAA
- the gap gene encoding type I glyceraldehyde-3-phosphate dehydrogenase — translation MTVRVGINGFGRIGRNFFRAVLERGSDLEIVSVNDLTDNKTLAHLLKYDSILGKLSDDITYDDESITVDGKRFIVHSERDPKNLKWGEENVDIVIESTGIFTERSAAAAHLEAGAKKVIISAPGKNVDATFVVGVNHTDYDPENHVIVSNASCTTNCLAPVAKVLNDTFGIERGLMTTVHAYTGDQRIHDAPHRDLRRARAAAQNIVPTSTGAAKAVALVLPELKGKLDGYALRVPVITGSLTDLTIDVAKETTVEEVNAVVKKAAEGELKNVLGYTEDPIVSTDIVTDPHGSIFDAGLTKVIGGTQVKIGSWYDNEWGYTNQLVRLTEFMAAKF, via the coding sequence GTGACTGTACGTGTAGGTATTAACGGCTTTGGTCGTATTGGCCGTAACTTCTTCCGCGCTGTTCTCGAGCGTGGTTCCGACCTGGAAATCGTGTCCGTCAACGATCTGACCGACAACAAGACCCTGGCTCACCTGCTCAAGTACGACTCCATTCTTGGCAAGCTCTCCGATGACATTACCTACGACGATGAGTCCATCACCGTCGACGGCAAGCGCTTCATCGTTCACTCCGAGCGCGACCCCAAGAACCTCAAGTGGGGCGAGGAGAACGTGGACATCGTTATCGAGTCCACCGGTATCTTCACCGAGCGTTCCGCCGCTGCAGCCCACCTCGAGGCTGGCGCCAAGAAGGTCATCATCTCTGCACCGGGCAAGAACGTTGACGCAACCTTCGTCGTTGGTGTGAACCACACCGACTACGATCCCGAGAACCACGTCATCGTGTCCAACGCGTCCTGCACCACCAACTGCCTCGCTCCCGTGGCAAAGGTGCTCAACGATACCTTCGGCATTGAGCGTGGCCTCATGACCACCGTTCACGCTTACACCGGCGACCAGCGCATCCACGACGCTCCGCACCGCGACCTGCGCCGCGCCCGCGCCGCTGCCCAGAACATCGTTCCGACCTCCACCGGCGCTGCTAAGGCTGTCGCCCTGGTTCTTCCGGAGCTCAAGGGCAAGCTGGACGGCTACGCACTCCGCGTTCCGGTCATCACCGGCTCCCTCACCGACCTCACCATCGATGTCGCTAAGGAGACCACCGTTGAGGAGGTCAACGCTGTGGTGAAGAAGGCTGCTGAGGGCGAGCTCAAGAACGTTCTCGGTTACACCGAAGATCCGATCGTCTCCACCGACATCGTCACCGATCCGCACGGCTCCATCTTCGACGCTGGCCTCACCAAGGTTATCGGTGGCACCCAGGTCAAGATCGGTTCCTGGTACGACAACGAGTGGGGCTACACCAACCAGCTCGTTCGCCTGACCGAGTTCATGGCTGCAAAGTTCTAA
- a CDS encoding fumarylacetoacetate hydrolase family protein has product MKLGTIRMAGTDTEEHTTCAIILSDLDEAGRTPGTVQVLPVPGVRDVASLLAMPTWRDSLTSVYSASRITSHSAARNTVLHIRREDLLCPVLEPRKIICVGVNYRRHIEEMGRELPAYPTVFTKFFDAVAAPFADVSVPSYATGSIDWEGELAIVIGRRVYQADENVAEEGIAGFAIMNDTTMRDYQNRTVQWHQGKSFYRSSGFGPWMTTTDECGSGLSITTLVNGVEKQCGNSADLVFSPATIVSYMSHIYPLNPGDVIATGTPSGVGFARSPKERVTDGDTVEVIVDKLGSISNTFRMQRS; this is encoded by the coding sequence ATGAAGCTCGGAACTATCCGCATGGCGGGAACAGACACGGAAGAGCACACAACGTGCGCCATTATCCTCAGTGATCTGGATGAGGCTGGGCGTACGCCGGGCACTGTGCAGGTGCTCCCGGTTCCAGGTGTTAGAGACGTGGCGAGCCTTCTAGCAATGCCGACGTGGAGGGACTCCCTTACGTCCGTGTACTCCGCATCCCGTATCACGTCTCACAGCGCTGCCCGCAACACAGTGCTACACATACGCCGGGAAGATCTCCTCTGCCCTGTGTTGGAGCCGCGGAAGATCATCTGTGTAGGCGTGAACTACCGCCGCCACATCGAGGAGATGGGTCGCGAATTGCCCGCCTACCCCACTGTCTTCACGAAATTCTTTGATGCCGTTGCAGCCCCCTTTGCTGATGTGTCTGTCCCCTCTTATGCCACCGGCAGTATCGACTGGGAAGGGGAACTCGCCATCGTCATCGGTCGCCGTGTTTACCAAGCCGATGAAAACGTCGCGGAGGAAGGCATCGCGGGATTTGCCATCATGAACGATACGACGATGCGGGACTACCAGAACCGTACTGTGCAGTGGCACCAAGGCAAGTCATTTTACCGCTCGTCTGGCTTCGGACCGTGGATGACCACTACAGACGAGTGCGGTTCAGGACTTAGCATCACCACCCTTGTCAACGGTGTGGAAAAACAGTGTGGCAATTCTGCAGACCTCGTCTTCTCCCCCGCCACCATCGTGTCGTACATGTCCCATATCTATCCACTCAATCCCGGAGATGTCATTGCTACCGGAACCCCCAGCGGCGTTGGGTTTGCTCGGTCTCCCAAGGAGAGGGTGACTGATGGGGATACCGTCGAGGTGATCGTCGACAAGCTAGGATCCATCAGCAACACATTCCGAATGCAAAGGTCGTAA
- the tal gene encoding transaldolase, whose product MNAIDDLKKVGTSTWLDDLSRDRLTSGNLKELLSSKSIVGVTTNPSIFAAAMGKGTAYDAQISELKEAGSNVDDSVYTMAIKDVQDACDLFADVYEQSGGQDGRVSIEVDPRISADRDATVTQAKNLWERVDRPNAMIKIPATEGSMPAIADALAEGISVNVTLIFSVPVYRQVVQTYIDGVKRAAANGHDVSKIHSVASFFVSRVDTEVDKRLDAIGTDEAKELKGKAGIANAHRAYAAFEELFKAADLPEGANIQRPLWASTGVKNPDYPQDMYVTELAGPNTVNTMPEKTIDAALEGNGIHGDTLSGKGEEADELFAKLSEIGIDFEDVFEVLEREGVEKFVKAWEELLDSMQSKLA is encoded by the coding sequence ATGAACGCAATTGACGATCTGAAGAAGGTCGGCACCTCCACATGGTTGGACGATCTTTCCCGTGACCGTCTTACCTCCGGCAATCTCAAGGAGCTCCTGAGCTCCAAGTCCATCGTCGGCGTGACTACGAACCCCTCTATCTTCGCTGCCGCTATGGGCAAGGGCACCGCATATGATGCCCAGATCAGCGAGCTGAAGGAGGCCGGCTCGAACGTCGACGATAGCGTCTACACCATGGCCATCAAGGATGTTCAGGATGCCTGCGATCTTTTCGCTGACGTCTACGAGCAGTCCGGCGGTCAGGATGGTCGTGTCTCTATTGAGGTAGACCCGCGTATTTCTGCCGACCGCGATGCAACCGTCACCCAGGCAAAGAACCTGTGGGAGCGCGTCGATCGTCCGAACGCGATGATTAAGATTCCGGCCACTGAGGGATCCATGCCGGCAATTGCTGATGCACTTGCCGAGGGCATTTCAGTTAACGTCACCCTCATTTTCTCCGTGCCGGTTTACCGTCAGGTCGTCCAGACCTACATCGATGGCGTTAAGCGCGCGGCAGCAAATGGCCACGATGTGTCTAAGATCCACTCTGTCGCAAGTTTCTTCGTATCCCGCGTGGACACGGAAGTAGACAAGCGCCTGGATGCCATCGGCACCGATGAGGCCAAGGAACTCAAGGGCAAGGCTGGTATCGCCAACGCACACCGTGCCTATGCTGCATTCGAAGAGCTCTTCAAGGCTGCAGACCTGCCGGAGGGCGCAAACATTCAGCGCCCGCTGTGGGCATCCACTGGCGTGAAGAACCCGGACTACCCGCAGGATATGTACGTGACGGAGCTCGCCGGTCCGAACACGGTAAACACCATGCCGGAGAAGACGATCGATGCTGCTCTCGAGGGCAACGGTATTCACGGCGATACACTGTCCGGCAAGGGTGAGGAAGCTGATGAGCTCTTCGCGAAGCTCAGCGAGATCGGTATTGACTTCGAGGATGTCTTCGAGGTTCTCGAGCGTGAGGGCGTAGAGAAATTCGTCAAGGCATGGGAAGAACTGCTCGACTCTATGCAGAGCAAGCTTGCGTAA
- a CDS encoding glucose-6-phosphate dehydrogenase assembly protein OpcA: MHHLRNTSTREISSTIEHIEASGMQPRANHVLTLIVVIHGKTNKDKLFHTISSSSKEHPSRVLILEPQEEAHALGVHPPSVIDAELHVGGDAGASEIIWLQLRGEVTEHLDSVVTPLLLPDTPIVAWWPASAPVNPAEDPIGRLATRRITDSFYDPAEDAIYRRRSNYTPGDSDLCWSRLTPWRGILASALDQPPFEQVKRAKLYGLAVSPTVDLAAGWLADVLGVPVFREVRGSADHPVDRNGLPAIPVAEVILERETGTVRLTVADAETIELTIGDGPVTKIAQGRRPDVDCLSEEMRHLVPDQAYAGALNGLSKVTYLEAD, from the coding sequence ATGCATCATTTGCGCAACACGTCCACGAGGGAAATTTCCTCCACCATCGAGCACATCGAGGCATCGGGCATGCAGCCTCGGGCCAATCACGTCCTCACCCTCATCGTGGTCATCCATGGCAAGACGAACAAGGACAAGCTGTTTCACACGATTTCGTCGTCTTCCAAGGAGCATCCATCCCGTGTACTCATCCTCGAGCCACAGGAGGAAGCCCACGCATTGGGCGTGCACCCTCCGTCGGTTATCGATGCGGAACTCCACGTCGGTGGGGATGCCGGCGCATCAGAAATCATCTGGCTGCAGTTGCGCGGCGAGGTCACCGAGCATTTGGATAGCGTTGTCACTCCGCTGCTCCTCCCCGATACTCCGATTGTCGCATGGTGGCCGGCATCAGCCCCGGTGAATCCGGCGGAAGATCCGATTGGCCGCCTAGCTACCCGCCGCATCACTGATTCTTTCTATGATCCTGCCGAGGACGCGATTTATCGCCGGCGTTCCAACTACACTCCCGGTGATTCCGATCTGTGCTGGTCCAGGCTCACTCCGTGGCGTGGAATCCTGGCTTCTGCACTCGACCAGCCTCCGTTTGAGCAGGTAAAGAGAGCCAAGTTGTACGGGCTTGCGGTAAGCCCCACGGTGGATCTTGCTGCCGGATGGCTTGCCGACGTCCTCGGGGTACCCGTTTTCCGCGAGGTTCGGGGGTCCGCAGACCACCCAGTCGACCGCAACGGTCTACCCGCCATACCGGTTGCTGAAGTTATTCTAGAACGCGAAACAGGTACGGTTCGTCTCACCGTCGCCGATGCCGAGACAATTGAATTGACGATTGGCGACGGCCCGGTCACAAAGATTGCGCAGGGTCGCAGGCCCGATGTGGACTGTCTATCCGAGGAAATGCGCCACCTCGTTCCAGACCAGGCCTATGCGGGTGCCCTCAACGGTCTTTCCAAGGTCACCTACCTCGAAGCCGACTAA
- the zwf gene encoding glucose-6-phosphate dehydrogenase codes for MVDGKWENPLRSAKDSRLPRIAGPSGIVIFGVTGDLARKKLLPAVYDLANRGLLPAGFQLVGFGRRDWDRAEFASYVRKAVEAGARTEIRENVWERLTEGMTFVKGNLNSDEDFDSLAETLSSLRSAHGNWAFYLSVPPSFFDDVCYQLDRSGLAKPKDDNAWRRVIIEKPFGHDLESARKLNQTVNSVFPESSVYRIDHYLGKETVQNIVALRFAGAMFEPLWNANFVDHVQITMAEDIGLGGRAGYYDGIGAARDVIQNHLLQLMALVAMEEPASFSPAALQAEKIKVLSATEPVYPLSATTARGQYTAGWQGSEKVVGLREESGFDPESRTETFAACTLAIHSRRWDGVPFYVRTGKRLGRRVTEIAVVFKKAAHMPFQDDDALTSNAVVMRIQPNEGVTLRFGSKVPGQIMEVRDVNMNFSYSESFTEESPEAYERLILDVLLDESSLFPSNEEVELSWKILDPIIAHWAKHGTPEDYEAGTWGPASADRMMSRTGRRWRLP; via the coding sequence GTGGTAGATGGGAAATGGGAAAATCCGCTACGAAGCGCAAAGGATTCACGGCTTCCGCGGATTGCAGGCCCGTCCGGCATCGTCATCTTCGGCGTAACCGGCGATTTGGCGCGCAAGAAACTGCTGCCTGCGGTATATGACTTGGCTAACCGTGGTCTGCTCCCTGCTGGCTTCCAGCTCGTGGGTTTCGGTCGTCGCGATTGGGACCGCGCGGAATTCGCCTCCTATGTCCGAAAGGCCGTCGAAGCCGGGGCACGCACGGAGATCCGCGAGAATGTGTGGGAGCGCCTGACAGAGGGCATGACCTTCGTCAAGGGCAATCTCAATTCCGACGAGGACTTCGACAGTCTCGCCGAGACGCTGTCCAGTCTCCGCTCCGCCCACGGCAACTGGGCCTTCTACCTTTCGGTGCCTCCGAGTTTCTTCGACGATGTGTGCTACCAGCTCGACCGCTCCGGCTTAGCAAAGCCAAAGGACGACAATGCGTGGCGACGCGTCATCATTGAGAAGCCTTTTGGTCACGATCTTGAATCGGCACGGAAGCTGAACCAAACGGTCAACTCTGTCTTCCCGGAATCCTCGGTTTACCGCATTGACCACTACCTGGGCAAAGAAACCGTACAGAACATCGTGGCCCTGCGTTTTGCTGGTGCCATGTTCGAGCCGCTATGGAACGCTAACTTCGTCGACCACGTCCAGATCACCATGGCCGAGGATATCGGTCTTGGTGGCCGCGCGGGGTATTACGACGGTATCGGCGCAGCTCGTGACGTGATCCAAAACCACCTGCTTCAGCTCATGGCTCTCGTGGCAATGGAAGAGCCCGCCTCCTTCAGCCCCGCTGCTCTCCAGGCGGAGAAGATCAAGGTGCTCAGCGCCACGGAGCCTGTGTACCCGTTGTCTGCTACTACGGCCCGTGGTCAATACACAGCAGGCTGGCAGGGATCAGAGAAGGTCGTCGGGCTGCGGGAGGAGTCCGGTTTCGATCCGGAGTCCCGCACGGAGACCTTTGCTGCCTGTACTCTTGCTATCCATTCGCGTCGCTGGGACGGCGTGCCCTTTTACGTGCGCACAGGAAAGCGCCTAGGCCGGCGTGTGACGGAGATCGCCGTGGTATTCAAGAAGGCTGCACACATGCCGTTCCAGGATGATGATGCCCTCACCTCCAACGCGGTCGTCATGCGTATTCAGCCCAATGAGGGTGTCACACTCCGCTTTGGTTCCAAGGTTCCCGGACAGATCATGGAAGTCCGCGATGTGAACATGAACTTCTCGTACTCCGAGTCTTTCACCGAGGAGTCTCCGGAAGCCTACGAGCGCCTTATTCTCGATGTGCTTCTCGATGAGTCCAGCCTCTTCCCGTCCAATGAAGAGGTGGAGCTCTCGTGGAAGATCCTCGACCCGATCATCGCCCACTGGGCAAAGCATGGCACTCCGGAAGATTACGAGGCAGGTACCTGGGGCCCGGCTTCTGCCGACCGCATGATGAGCCGCACCGGTCGTAGGTGGAGGCTCCCATAA
- the secG gene encoding preprotein translocase subunit SecG: MTLALQIIFVIASLLMTITILLHKGKGGGLSSLFGGGVQSNLSGSTVVEKNLDRLTIVMVVIWVGCIIALNLIQSYGL, translated from the coding sequence ATGACCCTGGCACTTCAGATCATCTTCGTCATCGCAAGCCTGCTCATGACGATTACCATTCTCTTGCACAAGGGCAAGGGTGGCGGTTTGTCGAGCCTCTTCGGTGGTGGCGTACAGTCCAATCTCTCTGGTTCCACCGTCGTGGAGAAGAACCTTGACCGCCTGACCATCGTCATGGTTGTCATCTGGGTCGGCTGCATTATCGCGCTAAACCTAATCCAGTCCTACGGCCTCTAA